tctctctttttCGGCACCACTGAATGAGCCATCCCCATTTTTTAGTGAGGTCTGTGTCAggctcttctttcttttcttgcttGTGAAACTAGCCCCTTTACTTACATTCTTCACAGAGTCACTGAATGGCCCAATTAGACTCACTGTTCCACTTTGTAGACATTTTGCAGTCTTCTTTTGCTTTTTAACATGTGTCATTCCATTTTTGCTACTTAAATGTGAAACATCAGAAACTTCACAGAACTCAGCCTCATTGCTGATATCACTATGTAATAACTCCTCGTTGGTTTGTGCTCCATCAAATACACAGCTTTTAGGAGGTGGCATTTCAATGAAGCATATTGCATCATTCTCTTTCTCTGCATTCTTGTTTTCAAGCTCATGATGTTCAACTGGTCCATCAGTGCTATGGCCTTTTTCAATTGGTTTGTTTGAATTTATATTCCCAATACATGTTCCCAAACCTGCTGCACATTCCAAAACTTGTTGTGTTAGTGTGGCATCTACTTCagtgttttgtatttgtttatcttGAGTAACACTTTTCAACCTTATTTTGGATTCTGGAAGAAAGTTATTCTGCGTGTTTTTAGGCAAGTCAGACAAGTCTGACTGCAAGGAACAGTCCCCAGGTGACCTGTTTGTGGACGTATCAGTCCTCTCCATAACTGCTGGATTATCAGTTGCTGAACAAAGCACTTCCTCACGCACACAACTCACATTATTTGCAACATGTGGCAATCCCTCTTTTTCTACTGGTTGAGCCTGGCTGTTCTCGTTTTCTGGCAATTCAGAGCAGTTTCTGGTCTTTTCGGAGAAACTATTTTCTTGAATACCACATTCTGTTGTGTTATTTTGCAGTTCTATAGTACTTAATTTTAATTTGCTTTGGTTTGGAAGACAGAAAGAGGTATGAGGTGGATGCAACTCCTGCTTTATCTCTTGtatttttgacattttctcatgAGATGACAAAAGAGTAGACTGGATTAATGACTCATTTTTTTCATGTTCCTTTACTATGGTTTCATCCACCACATCTTTTTGCCCGCTTTCCTCCCCTTTATCTTCTCCATGTTGGATCTGGTCTTCGTTCATCTCCTTTTCATCTTCTTTGTCCTCCTCAGCTGAAGAAGATGACTCAGTTGCAGGCTCCATGTCTTGGTCTACCCCATTGTCTTGGTCAACAGCAGGTGGTTCTTAATGAAagaaattaaaagtagggaggttAATCTAGCTTTTCCCTTTTCTAGATGTGTCCAGTCCACTTTATTGCAGTTTCAATGATTTAACTTTCTTGCCCCTACTTACCTGCATCTACATCGCCTTCCTCTTCATTAGACAATTGCTCACATTGTTTCAGCTCATCTTCAATATCAGTTTCTGAGTCAACTGACTCATCTTCCTCTGATTCTTGGGAAGATGGAGAGGAAACCTTTCTTCCCCTTGACCAAGAGTTCTACGATGCAAAAATACTTCATTACATTGTTATGGTATTAATTCACAGACTTCCAAATCAATATCTACCACCACTACAGCACTGTAAGTGTTCTGTTGAAGTTTAAATGGAAATTCATTACATGAACGTGACCATACATATTGCTATATTGAACAATTTTAAGTAGTTGAGAATTCTATGCTATAAGCATATAAGGTGGTATTATTTGCATGTAAACAATGCTCTGATATAAATCCAATGAAGATCTACAGCTACATCCCAATTTACCTTTTGGGCAAACCTTGATTAATGAATGATAAAAACAGTATCAGCACAAACGCTGGCCCTGCCAATGATGTTACATGTTAAAGGACTAACATACTTGTCCTCCCCTGGAGCTGCTTGGACTCCTTTCATTctcctgttttatttttctgctttctTCACCCTCTCCCTCATCCTGCATGTCGGCATACTTCTTAATAACATTGTCAAGGTGAGATACTGCTATACCGCGGTTATCACGAAGACGCCGAGCCAAAGATGGATCTTGGAGAGCAGGGTCAAAGCCTAGATGAAAAAGAAGAGCCTCCTATGAGATTATCATACATCTATCCAGTAATTGCAATTTTTTGTACCAGCATAATGCAGTCCACGACTAAGAGCAAAATGCTATTTAAGTAAGTAAAACGCCACATGATCATGCTACTCTCCAGTTGGCAaccttattattgtttttttagtgGTCAACAGCAACAATGCATTTTCTCCCTAAATTTGGACTAGCATGGTGCAGAGTAATAGAGACCTTCAAGATAGAGTATAGTGAATTGCTGGAACCTGCAAAATGGGAAGTGTGGAAAGatcatatttgtttgttttgataaCAGCTTGCCCAACCAGACATTTTGACATTGTTTGTGACCACTTTTCAGGCTGAAAGCATTACTGACATgttatgaatacattttactaGTGAAAGTCATTCTGAGAAATAAGTGTTTCTGGTCATTGCACCAATTCAGTGTAATCCTGGGAAATGCAGATTAATATAGAGATGTTTAAGGTTTCTTTGCTTCTCTCTAACAGGAAACCTTTTCCAGGAAGGCTAACGGGTAATATTTGTTCAAaggagataatgagctctgtgttAATGCCTTTACCTAAGCTGCAACCTTTGTAATATAAAAGCAGTTCATTATAGAGGACTTATCTGTGGACTGTTAAtatgttttttcagcaaaaagtGAATTGGCAGAAAAGGAATTTGCATAGGAAGTTGCAAAGTGAAAGTGGTTTAATttccttatttaaaggaacaacattaagatcaaaaaatgaaaatgttttcctaATCTTCACTATTATTATATTCCAGCCCCAATGTGGGCTATAATAGAACAAGATGTTATGGACACTAAGTTTCTGCAGAATATTATGGTCCAAATATTTATTACCACAAGGACAAAAAAACCCAATCATAACTCATTCCTTCAATTTATGGCGAGGATTTGGGCCCAAATACAAATTAGTATCCCTATACAAACCGGCCTCAAGTCTGCTATCTAATCCAGATTTTATCCCAGGACTTTCAGGAGAGTTTTGCATGGAGGGATCAGAACAATCGAATTACTATTTATTCCCTCACAAAACACCTCTATTTTCAGAACAGCAACTTAAAAGACCAATACAATATGCCTCACCAGGAAATATTCCgatatttacaaaaacaacatTACAATCAGAAGAACACTTTCCCACGCCCAACTTCTTTTGAACTGATGTGCCTTTGGGTTCTCCCACAAAGAAGGTCAATTTCAATCTTATATGACCATATGGTCCATCAAACTGACAAAGGATTTGCAATTTGTCAAACGATGGGAAGAGGACCTACGTGTCTGCTATGAATGAGACACATGGACATTAAAAATTTCCATCTACTGTTCCATCAATGTCTCCATACAGGAAACTTCACAGAAAGTGCTACAATAAGCTAAATCTGGTCCCAGTCACCTTAGCAAAATGTTACCCCTCTTCATCATCTCTTTGCTTCAGGAAATGTGGCCAATCAGGttcttttttacatatatggTGGGAGTGCCCAAAAGTTGCAAGATTCTGGATACACATTTATGCTCTAATTACTTATGTTACAGGGCTCTCATTGAGAAAGGAGCCGGCAGAGGCTTCACTTAAACGAGTGTCTGGAGGGAATAAATATACAAGGACACCGATTACCCATATTTTTTCAGCTGGAAAGCAAATAATTGCCAAAGCGTGAAAAACGACTACACTTGCTATTCAGACAATAAAAACTAAAGTATACAATGTTCTTATCTTGGAGAAACGTACAAGTTGATGCACAGGGAAGCAGAAACGGTACAACAAGATTTAGAACTCATGGATGGCTTATAGAagcatacaaaatatttaatatagaaCTCCATCTTGCCTTGACTGGAAATGGCAGATTCTTAATCATTCTCCGTCATAAGACAGATGTCATAGTTAATAGGACCAGAATTGACAGCATCCTTGCACatagttgtttttctttttactaagTTTCCCTTCgctcttttcttttcccttttaaaatatgaCAGTGGTCATTGAATTTGAACACAAGGTTTATGCTATTCTTAGGAGTAAGAGGTAAAAGGGAGAATTTATGAATGCTCAAGCAGGCTGGGAAATGTCCACTGTCTGCCTAATCCTGTAAAAGCGATGTGAATTTctcttttgaaaataaaaatattaaaaaaaaaattagtgttttaaagaagatatcatgtaatgttgcactgcactggtaaaactgatgtgtttgcttcagaaacacttataTAGTATAAagaagctgatgtgtagcaatggcagaaattgaaaaaaagctatatgacacaggttaaatagtggataacagataacattatgttctacagagcttatctgctgtgtaacttgcgccttttctgctttgaatggctgccccattgctacacagcagcttatttatataaacaatagtagtgtttctgaaacaaacacatcagttttacaagtgcagggcaacactgcatcatatttttattattttaaaacactcataacttatgtttaaaataaaatgtgtataatgtACTTTAAAACAGCAAGATGCCTTCCACAGAGGAGCTAACCAATCAGGAAATCCCCACATTTTCAAAATGTGGTAACACAAAATAGGGAAATTCCTGATGTTAAAAGTGCTGTGTGTAAAGCATACACAGTGGTGGCATGCAGATtacattcaaaaatattttaagagAGATCTAAAGCTCAACATAAATTAGATTAAGTATGCTACTGCTGCTCCAGCTCACAATAAACCAAAGTGGTGTTAAATGCCTTTTGAATACCTTCACCCGAAATTCTGTGTGTGTGCCTGCACCAAGATACATGCCATTGTTACAGGTATAGACAAAGAAGTAGGGGCCAATTGTCAGCCAGGTTGCTTGTGCAGGCTACGATCAGCATTGTCTGTAATTAGCCTTAGAGACTTGTATTACAACATTGAAGTCGACTAACAATATTAGGAgtagtctcttgctcactgagcatgACCTAGTGGGGTCTTgctcagatagtttgggggggggggtagaaaagCAGCAGATCAGTTGTATAACAAGAAATTAATAGCCTCAAAAAAAGTATTAACttctgctgtatgctggcaaatttagagtttgtcaggtaaaatggtaGAGGTGGGGTTGATTGCATGTGctgaaaattatgatataattggtatcacggAGACCGGGTGGGATGAAatatgtgactggactgtgaatttaaatggttacaccctttttattCAATGTAAAGCCAGAATTAAAGCCAAGCAGGGCTTGCACTGGGGAAGTGTGAAATGCATTAAGTTAAATATTTTCACTGGGCTaaaagttacaaagaaaattattacCTCATATCAGTGGGGAGAACATAGTCAAGTTActactcactgaacagttatgtcccatgtgcccctctCTTCCCTTCAAGCTGAcaaactcagagttatagagctgaaaataggaagcagtgttctggctattatgttacacatccagtcactccagcctttatacattacatgtttggctaactaaatagattagaaaatgttttattttgcacagcctgtctatttacccagttttaatttgtACACTGTTCCTTTACGAAAttacaagaaggcaaataaagcaTTCAAAACTGCCAGTAGACACGCTAAAATAGAGATGGAAAGGGTATTGCAGCTGGAAGTAAAATGAaaccaaatttattttttaaatacataaatcGTAAGGAAATAAAGCAAGAATGGGTaggatccttaaaggagaatttaacccgtaataacaaaacaaaaaaaaaaccttccccctaccctgggtaggattattttgctgcagccactggttatggAAAACtgcagaaagtttgtattaaagaatacaaaaactatacaatTCACATTAGATTActtgacaacacaggacccagtgcagtctgcatattctgattattaatcagtcttgctgtatcggcttctggcagatattttcccacactgagcatgtgcacagtcttggtcttgcatagatgtttaacaaagttacaagatggtgaatccctgtggccaactttgaaagcataaatcatttgattaggcttgtggtgcagtaagttcatgtttatgtttagtatacaaaatacagcatttaaagCCTTATTCTGTTAGAATTTACTTCCCCTTTGCACTATGCAGCTAggctgtcatggttggggttgatTTCTCTAGAGAAGatgtgcttgtgaggggacatgttTACTCTTTTTAATTACATTGGAGAGCATCATagtgggggatcttttttccccataaaatcaAACTCCAgcggccacccctttagactatgCCATGCCGAGTGACGTGGTATGGAAGATTCCCTTAAtacttttaagagtggctttCATGATTTAACCTCTTGCAAGCAGGGCTCTCTTTTCCTATATGTACTCtgtaaacctctttttttttttttttttaaattactgtaaGACTTTTTtgttagaaattaatttaaaatgttgcatAAGTACTGGCACTTTATAACGAATTATGATGGTAATGATGGGGTTCATTTGAACTTGAAAGGTCTTTTtgaacccaacttaactatgttaaTATGATTTCAGAGTACCATTAAATACAATTTCTCAACAACACCCTAAaacacactaagcatgtgcagtgttgatactaaacaaaaaaaaaaaaaaaaaaaaaaaaaaaggatcagaaGGTGGGGAAGGTATACCAAGAGATTTATGAATCTGTTTTTAGCCAAAACCAGAcataattatattaaaggggaccggtcacccagacataaaaagctttataataaaagtccctttcaaatacatgaaacacaaattctttttataattaaaacatccatacttgatATAAATTAGATAatattctcagctgtcaatcatattacCTGCCTCTCCTCTATattttaggcatagaggcggagcagataattactttcactttacattctgCCAATTCTAGATATCACTGCACTGCCCACA
The sequence above is a segment of the Xenopus laevis strain J_2021 chromosome 8L, Xenopus_laevis_v10.1, whole genome shotgun sequence genome. Coding sequences within it:
- the daxx.L gene encoding death-associated protein 6 L homeolog (The RefSeq protein has 3 substitutions, 3 non-frameshifting indels compared to this genomic sequence) codes for the protein MALVDDIIILDDDDMEGADVVPHDSKKTCQLLSPEINGKKGEESKRKAGSMSTDNAKLFEEFVDYCTSLTQEHPEVITFLRGRLSKASPTFLSSVEFHNILSRCLTRVQKKRTKVYVYINELCTVLKANSSKRKINLSPANHKTPIENKVVASIEDGERKEEEASTSKKSGSKAQIRYLENLLHTFSREIQKLQEKELSLEELEDEDSSYIQESRLKRKLLRIFQKLCQLKGCSSLTGRAIEQKINYCGTRYPEINRRLQKFINETSDGFPDYGDVHRVIQKANEKDGLGLTAKQMEGMAQDAFRELGNRLQERRHLDLVFNFGSHLTDNYKPGFDPALQDPSLARRLRDNRGIAVSHLDNVIKKYADMQDEGEGEESRKIKQENERSPSSSRGGQNSWSRGRKVSSPSSQESEEDESVDSETDIEDELKQCEQLSDEEEGDVDAEPPAVDQDNGVDQDMEPATESSSSAEEDKEDEKEMNEDQIQHGEDKGEEDTKEESGQKDVVDETIVKEHEKNESLIQSTLLSSHEKMSKIQEIKQELHPPHTSFCLPNQSKLKLSTIELQNNTTECGIQENSFSEKTRNCSELPENENSQAQPVEKEGLPHVANNVMSCVREEVLCSATDNPAVMERTDTSTNRSPGDCSLQSDLSDLPKNTQNNFLPESKIRLKSVTQDKQIQNTEVDATLTQQVLECAAGLGTCIGNINSNKPIEKGHSTDGPVEHHELENKNAEKENDAICFIEMPPPKSCVFDGAQTNEELLHSDISNEAEFCEVSDVSHLSSKNGMTHVKKQKKTAKCLQSGTVSLIGPFSDSVKNVSKGASFTSKKRKKSLTQTSLKNGDGSFSGAEKERGKKIKRPRKSCTFDLDSSNHSSPEISLDLIVNCSPPESPCPVSNPCIKTHASTQCDPDEVIVLSD